The DNA region AGGGAGGTAGTAGTGGCGGTCACTAAAGGGAAGCTTGACTTTGGACCCTGGGAACAGATCTTCTACGCGGAATTCGACGGCCGGCGCAGGAAGCGGGTGTTGGTCAAGATAATCGGGGAATAATCAACAAAATGAAGATAAATAATACCGAGATAAAAATAGTAAAAGGGGATATTACCGGTTTTAAGGTTGACGCTATAGTCAACGCGGCGAATAATCTTCTGGAAATGGGTGGTGGCTTGGCTGGAGCGATAAAAAGAAAAGGCGGGCAATGTATCGAGGATGAGGCGATAAAAAAAGGCCCGATACAGGTCGGCACGGCGATATATACATTCGCAGGCGGATTGCCTTGTAAATATGTGATCCACGCGGCTACAATGGGGATGGATTTTAAGACCGACGAGAATAAGATCCGTAAGTCTTGTAAGGATTCTTTGAGGGTAGCTGAGGAATTGAAGATAAGATCAATAGTTTTTCCGGCTTTGGGCTGTGGGGTGGGCAGGTTTCCGCTTGCCGCTGCCGCCAAGATAATGGCCCAGGAGGTTTTCAGGCATTTGAACGAGGATGCTTGCGGACTTGAGGAAATAATCTTTTGTTTATATGACGAAAAGGCCTTGGCTGCGTTTGAGGCTAATGCGCTGGGGTATTTGGATTATATATCCAACAAGCTGAAATCTCCGTTCCTGACCGTTGACGCGATCATCTCTGTTGAGGGAGGGGTAGTCGTTATTAAACGGAGCAATCCTCCTTTTGGCTGGGCTTTGCCCGGAGGCTTCGTGGATTACGGGGAAAGCCTGGAAGAAGCGGTAAGGCGGGAGATGAAAGAAGAGACCAGCCTTGATCTGTTAGATCTGAAACAGTTCCACACTTATTCCGATCCCGGACGCGACCCGCGTTTTCACACCGTCTGCACGGTTTTTACCGCGAAAGGCAAAGGCACGCCTGAAGCCGGCGATGACGCGGCGGGGATCAAGTTGATAACTCCGCAGGACCTGGAAAGCCTGGATTTCGCTTTTGACCACCGCAACATACTAAAAGAATATTTCTGCAGTCTTAAGAAGGGTTAACTCTCGCGCAGTTGTTTTTCCGCATCCACTATGCCGCGGTTGATCACGCGGATAGTCTCTTTGATCCTTGCTTTTAACAAAGCCGAAGAAACCGGATTATCCTGTATTTCCCTTAAGATCTGGATCGCCATCCGGAAATAACGGATTATCTCTCCTTCATCGGTATCGGTAAACTGCAGGATATTGGCGAATTCGGTGCCGCGCAGCCAGTATTCCATGGCTTGAGAGAGGTGGAAGTAGGGGAGTTTGCACTGCGGGAATATCCTGAACGCGGTTTCCTTTTCCCTGATCTCGGCGTAGATCTGCTCGGATCCGGTCCTGATCCTGCGGGCGTTCTTGGACATGCTCAGTATTTCCTGGTTCTTGCGCGGTTCAAAAACCATGGCCGCTGCGATTATCCCTAACCCGAATTCATCCAGTTGTTCAAATACTCCCTGTTCATAAAGCTCTGATAGGAGCAACTCGTAGCCGTAGACCGTCCGGGCGAATTTGCCTTTTTGGGTCAATTCGCCGTTCTTGATATAACCCATATTTTTGAGAAGATTGAGTTTCGCCTCCATTAATTTCAACGCCTGCTGCCGCTGGTTTTTCCGGCTCTGGAAATAATGGAAAGACAGCGTATATGTGCTGAAAAGCTCTTCTTTATATTTCTGGTAAAGGTTCAATATGGTGGCGTATGATGTGTTCAACTGGCTGTTTACCGGCTCGGGCTTGTTGTAGATCACTTTTTTGACGTCTTCCGGGCTTATCCTGTTGGGGTTTACCCGGCAATAAACAAAACCTTCCTTGTCCATTCCGCGCCTTCCCGCCCGCCCGGCCATCTGGTAAAAATCCCGCGTCTTCAACACCCGGATGTACCTGCCGTAGAATTTTTTCAGGTCGTCGAATATGACCGAGCGGCTGGGCATATTTATCCCCAGGGCAAAGGTTTCGGTGGTGAATATCACTTTAAGCAGTTTGCTGGTGAAGAGCCTTTCCACTACCTCTTTAAGAGTGGGAAGCATCCCGGCGTGGTGAAAGGCTATGCCTCGGCGGATCAGAGGGAGCATGCGGGTGGCGCTTGTTTCGTGCTTCAGGTCGAAACGCTCGCACAGATCCTCATACATCCTAACGATCTGCGCCTGTTCCCTGGAATTAAGGAAATTATCGGCGGAGAGGTCAAAGGCCAGATCTTCAGCGCGCCTGCGCCCGAATACGAAGTATATGCAGGGTAGGCCTTCTGTATTGCGCAGGTGATTAGTCAGGTTCGACAATTTATTGGATTTGGCATAAGCGAACCTTTGCGGCCGGGTGACCCTGTCGGTTATTTGATTGGCATATTGGTAGAGAAAATGCAAAGGCACAGGCCGGTTATCTTCGACGACTATCTTTACCGGTTTCTGATGTATGGACTGGATCCAGTCAGCCAACTGTTTTATGTTGGGGATGGTGGCTGACAGCCCGAGCAGGCGCATATGTTTGGGGAGGAATATCAAGGATTCCTCCCAAACCGTGCCCCGTTCGTAATTATCCAGGTAATGGATTTCGTCATAGATGATCCAGGAGTATTTTTTAAGGCTTTCCGGTTCATCCAGCACCTTGTTGCGGAAGATCTCGGTGGTCATTATCAATACCGGCGCGTCCGCGTTCAGGGAGACGTCGCCGGTAAGTATCCCGATATCCTGGTTGAACTGTCCCTGGAAATCGCGGAATTTCTGGTTAGAAAGGGCTTTGATCGGCGCGGTATATATCACCCCGACCCTTTTCTCCAGGCAGCTTCTGATGACATGCTCGGCGATAACGGTCTTGCCCGCGCCCGTGGGGGCGGATACGATCACCGAATGGCCTTCATTTATGAAATTGATAGCTTCTTGTTGAAAACGGTCGTAAATCATGTGTTCATTATAACCTAAAACTGTTGATTTCTCCAACTAAAAAGAGTAGAATAAAAACATGGGTTACGCCGTCGCTATCAATAAGGCTTGGGAAGAATTAGCAGGTTTATCTGGGGGCGGGGCCAGGCAGGTCAAGTTCTTTTCGGATGTTTATTCAGTCGATTTTTCCGCCCGAATGGTCTCGTTCCTGCCATCGCAAGCTGCGGCGAAGGATTTTACCGCGGTCTTGATCCTGCATTACGCGATACGCGAATTAAAAGGGCTTAAGCCTTTGGCAAACGAATGGATCTCTTTTAAGGAATTATCCGGCGGTGAGGCGTATTACCCCGCTTTTCGTAAAAGGGCGATAGACCCGATAATCCGTAAATACGGTGATGACCCGGTTGGTTTGTATTCGAATCTGGACAGGCTTAGCGGCAAAAAAGCGGTTGGCGCTGACGCCGGTATTGTCATAGAGGCATTCAGCGGCGTGCCGGTGATGGTTTTGGTCTGGAAAGCGGATGAGGAGTTCAGCGCCGAGGCTAATCTTCTTTTTGACCGCGGTATCAGCGGTCTTTTTAGCACCGAAGACATCGCTGTGCTGTCCGGGTATATCACGAAATATGTTTAGAATAACGATGGATATCCGCACAATACCGGTTTTGGTTTTATTGGTCGCTTTTTTTACGGTTATCCCTTTCTTTTACGGTTGTGATCCTTCCAATGCGGGGATATCCGCAACAGGCGAATTTTCGCTGCCTTGGGGCAGGACATACAATTATGAGGATATCCTGGTAACCCGGGTTATCGACGGGGACACGCTTAAACTGGAGAACGGAAAGCGGGTCAGGTTGATAGGGATCGATACCCCGGAGATGCACGAGTCGGCGAAACTGGACAGGGATAGCCAGAGAAGCGGGCAGGACAAGAAGGCCATTCAGGCTATGGGCAGAAGATCGTCCGATTTCACTAAAGGCCTGATTGAGGGCAAGCGGGTGCGCCTGGAATTCGATGTGGAAAGGCTCGATAGATATGACCGTATTCTGGCGTATGTTTATTTGGGTGACGGGACTTTTGTGAACGCGGAAATAATAAAACAGGGATATGCCTCTTTGATGACTTATCCGCCTAACGTAAGGCATGTGGATATATTTAAACAGCTGTATCGGGAAGCCAGGGAAAATAACCGGGGTTTGTGGAAAGAGTAAATTACCCCCGGAGTAAGGCGCCGCGCAGATTTATCAGCGTAAACGCCGGTAAATCTGCCCGCAACTCCAGGGGTTAATTCGCAGGCGTTCCGAAATTCCTTCGGAGCTATAACTTGCGTCGCTCAAGATCGCTCACTGTCTGTCGGCAGGCAGGTTTTTTTATAGTAATGTCTGGGAATAGACCCCTCGGCCATCATTCGGTTTTTCAGTATGGCTGTGGCCTCGGGGTCAAATTTTCGCTGCTACCGCAACTCAAATTTGAGGAGGTTTTATTATGTTGAGATGTCTTACTGCAGGAGAATCGCACGGCCGGTCGCTGGTAGCCATACTTGAAGGCCTGCCCGCGGGGCTAAAGATAGACCTGGATTTCGTGAACAGCCAGCTTAAGCGCCGGCAAATGGGCTTTGGCCGGGGCAAGAGGATGCGGATCGAGAAGGATACGGTCAAGTCCCTTTCCGGATTAAAGAATAATATTACCCTGGGCAGTCCTATAAGTATCGTAATTGAGAATAAGGACTTCAGCATAGAGAAACTGCATAAAGTAATTTATCCCAGGCCTGGCCACGCCGACCTGGCGGGTTTGTTAAAATACGGTTTCAGCGATATACGCCAGGTCCTGGAGCGGGCTTCAGCCAGGTCTACCGCAGCTACCGTAGGGGTAGGCGCTATCGCCAAGATATTCTTGCGGGAGTTCGGCATAGAACTGGGAAGCAGCGTTTTATCCATCGGCGGCGAGACAACTCATCAGGCTAAAGTAAATAAGATCAAAGAGGCGATCAGGCGCAAGGATACCCTGGGCGGGATCTTTAAGGTCAAGGCCTGCGGTGTGCCTGTGGGGTTGGGAAGTTATGTCCAGC from Candidatus Omnitrophota bacterium includes:
- a CDS encoding thermonuclease family protein, whose amino-acid sequence is MFRITMDIRTIPVLVLLVAFFTVIPFFYGCDPSNAGISATGEFSLPWGRTYNYEDILVTRVIDGDTLKLENGKRVRLIGIDTPEMHESAKLDRDSQRSGQDKKAIQAMGRRSSDFTKGLIEGKRVRLEFDVERLDRYDRILAYVYLGDGTFVNAEIIKQGYASLMTYPPNVRHVDIFKQLYREARENNRGLWKE
- a CDS encoding DUF3786 domain-containing protein; its protein translation is MGYAVAINKAWEELAGLSGGGARQVKFFSDVYSVDFSARMVSFLPSQAAAKDFTAVLILHYAIRELKGLKPLANEWISFKELSGGEAYYPAFRKRAIDPIIRKYGDDPVGLYSNLDRLSGKKAVGADAGIVIEAFSGVPVMVLVWKADEEFSAEANLLFDRGISGLFSTEDIAVLSGYITKYV
- a CDS encoding YjbQ family protein, whose product is REVVVAVTKGKLDFGPWEQIFYAEFDGRRRKRVLVKIIGE
- a CDS encoding NUDIX hydrolase, yielding MGYLDYISNKLKSPFLTVDAIISVEGGVVVIKRSNPPFGWALPGGFVDYGESLEEAVRREMKEETSLDLLDLKQFHTYSDPGRDPRFHTVCTVFTAKGKGTPEAGDDAAGIKLITPQDLESLDFAFDHRNILKEYFCSLKKG
- a CDS encoding DEAD/DEAH box helicase → MIYDRFQQEAINFINEGHSVIVSAPTGAGKTVIAEHVIRSCLEKRVGVIYTAPIKALSNQKFRDFQGQFNQDIGILTGDVSLNADAPVLIMTTEIFRNKVLDEPESLKKYSWIIYDEIHYLDNYERGTVWEESLIFLPKHMRLLGLSATIPNIKQLADWIQSIHQKPVKIVVEDNRPVPLHFLYQYANQITDRVTRPQRFAYAKSNKLSNLTNHLRNTEGLPCIYFVFGRRRAEDLAFDLSADNFLNSREQAQIVRMYEDLCERFDLKHETSATRMLPLIRRGIAFHHAGMLPTLKEVVERLFTSKLLKVIFTTETFALGINMPSRSVIFDDLKKFYGRYIRVLKTRDFYQMAGRAGRRGMDKEGFVYCRVNPNRISPEDVKKVIYNKPEPVNSQLNTSYATILNLYQKYKEELFSTYTLSFHYFQSRKNQRQQALKLMEAKLNLLKNMGYIKNGELTQKGKFARTVYGYELLLSELYEQGVFEQLDEFGLGIIAAAMVFEPRKNQEILSMSKNARRIRTGSEQIYAEIREKETAFRIFPQCKLPYFHLSQAMEYWLRGTEFANILQFTDTDEGEIIRYFRMAIQILREIQDNPVSSALLKARIKETIRVINRGIVDAEKQLRES
- a CDS encoding chorismate synthase, with the translated sequence MRCLTAGESHGRSLVAILEGLPAGLKIDLDFVNSQLKRRQMGFGRGKRMRIEKDTVKSLSGLKNNITLGSPISIVIENKDFSIEKLHKVIYPRPGHADLAGLLKYGFSDIRQVLERASARSTAATVGVGAIAKIFLREFGIELGSSVLSIGGETTHQAKVNKIKEAIRRKDTLGGIFKVKACGVPVGLGSYVQPDRRLDSRLAMGIMGIPGIKGVEIGLGFGYADKFGSEVHDAIYYSKNKGFFRKSNNAGGIEGGISNGGDIILSACMKPISTLMNPLDSVNINTGNSGKAATERSDICAVESAAVVAEAVCAYALAEVFLEKFGGDSISDIKQSYSAYLKRIARKK